In Stenotrophomonas sp. 610A2, one DNA window encodes the following:
- a CDS encoding GNAT family N-acetyltransferase translates to MSVFDLRLETERLLLRPPAAEDFEAFSAFCADPQTMQHLGGVQPPSVAWRSLAALTGSWQLLGYSMFSVIEKSSGRWIGRIGPWQPHGWPGTEVGWGIASEFWGRGYAPEAARASIDWAFDTLAWQEVIHTIVPANTSSVAVARKLGSTLLRQARLPAPADIEVDVWGQSRHAWMTRR, encoded by the coding sequence ATGAGTGTTTTCGACCTGCGATTGGAAACCGAGCGCCTACTGCTGCGGCCACCGGCTGCCGAAGACTTCGAGGCCTTCTCTGCGTTCTGCGCCGATCCCCAGACCATGCAGCATCTCGGCGGCGTGCAACCGCCTTCGGTCGCCTGGCGCAGCCTGGCTGCGCTGACCGGGAGTTGGCAGTTGCTGGGCTACTCCATGTTCTCGGTGATCGAGAAAAGCAGCGGGCGCTGGATTGGCCGGATCGGGCCGTGGCAGCCGCATGGCTGGCCGGGCACGGAAGTAGGTTGGGGTATTGCTTCCGAGTTCTGGGGCCGTGGCTACGCACCGGAGGCGGCGCGGGCGAGCATCGACTGGGCCTTCGATACGCTGGCTTGGCAGGAAGTGATCCATACCATCGTGCCCGCCAATACCAGCTCGGTGGCGGTGGCGCGCAAGTTGGGCTCCACCTTGCTGCGGCAAGCGCGATTGCCGGCGCCGGCCGATATCGAGGTGGATGTGTGGGGGCAATCCAGGCACGCATGGATGACGCGTCGCTGA
- a CDS encoding glutathione S-transferase family protein codes for MSVSGAGLRVYGMSTSGNCHKVRLLLEQLGTRYDWVEVNSAEGQTRTPEFLALNPNGKVPLVQRADGRVLVESNAILFWLAEGTPYLPSDGWQRAQALSWMFFEQYSHEPYIAVARFISIWTPADSPRRAELPRLRERGHEALAVMERHLQNNAWFTGADYGVADIALFAYTAVAEDGGIGLSSYPAIQRWLQAVQAQPGFMPILAG; via the coding sequence GTGAGTGTTTCGGGTGCAGGGTTGCGGGTGTATGGCATGTCCACCTCGGGCAACTGCCACAAAGTGAGGTTGCTGCTGGAGCAGTTGGGCACGCGCTACGACTGGGTTGAGGTGAACAGCGCCGAGGGCCAGACCCGCACGCCGGAATTCCTCGCCCTCAATCCCAACGGAAAAGTCCCGCTGGTGCAGCGCGCCGATGGCCGCGTGCTGGTCGAATCCAATGCCATCCTGTTCTGGTTGGCCGAAGGCACCCCCTACCTGCCCAGCGACGGCTGGCAGCGGGCCCAGGCACTGTCCTGGATGTTCTTCGAGCAGTACAGCCACGAGCCCTACATCGCCGTTGCGCGCTTCATCAGCATCTGGACGCCGGCCGATTCACCGCGTCGCGCTGAGCTGCCGCGGCTGCGCGAGCGCGGCCATGAGGCCCTGGCGGTGATGGAGCGGCACCTTCAGAACAACGCATGGTTCACCGGTGCTGACTACGGTGTGGCCGATATCGCCCTGTTTGCCTATACCGCTGTCGCCGAAGACGGCGGCATTGGCCTGTCCTCCTACCCAGCGATCCAGCGCTGGCTGCAGGCCGTGCAGGCCCAGCCCGGCTTCATGCCGATACTCGCGGGTTGA